In one Umezawaea sp. Da 62-37 genomic region, the following are encoded:
- a CDS encoding dienelactone hydrolase family protein, translating to MTQTRTETFPLTDGRELRLTVAEPENAVRGGLVVLHEARGVTDTVRGLVGTLADEGWLVVAPHLYRDVDELADGDVPDRVSKLSGEAVLEDTDVAFVWLGQQGVPADRMGVLGFDLGGSVALVVAGSRTIGAAVTIGGGGILTPLAEGLPPLVEVAAELTCPWLGLYGDDDSQIAQADVEKLRDAAASSEIATDVVRFTDSSHRFDTSPAASAEAWQRVLNWFDSHLR from the coding sequence ATGACTCAGACCCGGACCGAGACGTTTCCGCTCACCGACGGCCGTGAACTGCGGTTGACCGTCGCCGAGCCGGAGAACGCCGTCCGCGGCGGCCTTGTCGTGCTGCACGAGGCCCGCGGCGTCACGGACACGGTGCGCGGTCTCGTCGGCACCCTCGCCGACGAGGGGTGGCTCGTGGTCGCCCCGCACCTCTACCGCGACGTGGACGAACTGGCCGACGGCGATGTGCCGGACCGGGTCAGCAAGCTGTCCGGCGAAGCGGTGCTGGAGGACACCGACGTGGCGTTCGTGTGGCTGGGCCAGCAGGGCGTTCCCGCCGACCGGATGGGCGTGCTGGGCTTCGACCTCGGCGGCTCGGTCGCGCTGGTCGTCGCGGGGAGCCGGACCATCGGCGCGGCGGTCACGATCGGCGGCGGCGGCATCCTCACGCCGCTCGCGGAAGGCCTGCCGCCGCTGGTGGAGGTGGCCGCCGAGCTGACCTGCCCGTGGCTGGGCCTCTACGGCGACGACGACAGCCAGATCGCGCAGGCGGACGTGGAGAAGCTGCGCGACGCGGCGGCGTCCTCGGAGATCGCGACGGACGTCGTGCGGTTCACCGACTCCAGCCACCGGTTCGACACCTCGCCCGCCGCGAGCGCGGAGGCGTGGCAGCGCGTCCTGAACTGGTTCGATTCACACCTCCGATAG
- a CDS encoding PPE domain-containing protein → MVDRKKDSPPNPYPEHKSGKEPSELGEKVDWMTYTHQELYDMVHTGVDLTSAASVKDNWTTLGTTLAEVKDQLIGAIFASSSGWEGESAEKARDGLLTVVKWAENTSDHANNVAECITVEIQHVQTAREQMPPPAPAPAVVTPVPSAIAPIAPAVPATVDPLPVDPLSPVAAPTPTPVTGAQSPFTGIDQVGAPVVGATAAADAGHRTAANVMAAFQQGSFAVDQTVPAFSPPVNPVAPPETKQPALGVDRVAAPTTGAAAPVVGPAIVPPVAGRTQATTSGSSGGGGGGYAPAARGGGYSSGGGYQPSPSFGGGGGGAGGPAAPSGPGGSSGVIGGPDSRAASAQPASAQAPKAGGGSTGGGMMGGAPMAPAPMGSQSDGADHRRARYLEEDDDLFGLDNKAAPPVIGT, encoded by the coding sequence ATGGTGGACCGCAAGAAGGACAGCCCGCCGAACCCCTACCCGGAGCACAAGTCCGGCAAGGAGCCCTCGGAGCTGGGCGAGAAGGTCGACTGGATGACCTACACGCACCAGGAGCTCTACGACATGGTGCACACGGGCGTCGACCTCACCAGCGCGGCGTCGGTCAAGGACAACTGGACCACGCTCGGCACCACCCTGGCCGAGGTCAAGGACCAGCTCATCGGCGCGATCTTCGCCTCGTCGAGCGGCTGGGAGGGCGAGTCGGCCGAGAAGGCGCGCGACGGCCTGCTGACCGTCGTGAAGTGGGCGGAGAACACCAGCGACCACGCCAACAACGTCGCCGAGTGCATCACGGTGGAGATCCAGCACGTGCAGACCGCGCGCGAGCAGATGCCCCCGCCCGCACCGGCCCCCGCGGTCGTGACACCGGTCCCGTCGGCGATCGCGCCGATCGCCCCGGCCGTGCCCGCGACCGTCGACCCGCTGCCGGTCGACCCGCTGTCGCCGGTCGCCGCGCCGACGCCCACCCCGGTCACCGGGGCGCAGTCGCCGTTCACCGGCATCGACCAGGTCGGCGCGCCGGTGGTCGGCGCGACCGCGGCCGCCGACGCGGGCCACCGCACGGCCGCGAACGTGATGGCCGCGTTCCAGCAGGGCTCGTTCGCGGTCGACCAGACCGTGCCCGCGTTCAGCCCGCCGGTGAACCCGGTGGCGCCCCCGGAGACCAAGCAGCCCGCGCTCGGCGTCGACCGCGTCGCGGCGCCCACGACCGGTGCCGCCGCGCCCGTGGTCGGCCCGGCGATCGTGCCGCCGGTCGCGGGTCGCACGCAGGCGACGACCAGCGGCTCCAGCGGCGGCGGTGGTGGCGGTTACGCCCCGGCCGCGCGCGGCGGCGGCTACTCCTCCGGTGGCGGTTACCAGCCCTCCCCGTCGTTCGGTGGCGGCGGCGGTGGCGCGGGCGGTCCGGCCGCCCCGTCCGGTCCCGGCGGCTCCAGCGGCGTGATCGGCGGCCCGGACTCGCGTGCCGCGTCCGCGCAGCCCGCGTCCGCGCAGGCCCCCAAGGCCGGTGGCGGCTCGACGGGCGGCGGCATGATGGGCGGCGCGCCGATGGCCCCGGCCCCGATGGGCTCGCAGTCCGACGGAGCCGACCACCGCCGCGCCCGGTACCTCGAAGAGGACGACGACCTGTTCGGACTGGACAACAAGGCCGCGCCGCCGGTGATCGGCACATGA
- a CDS encoding ESX secretion-associated protein EspG, giving the protein MIDDEPRVFRLAAQEFFVLWTSVHGDRHPVPVGAGHYGRTEADRAELLATCSRTLAARGLGTVERPDGELHALLRGLVEFDVGLELVFSRRGETARGLATAGTHGAFAARVGDQIQLAGFRPTALASTTVSTLPAARPGAGRSVNLRWDDYLAAGAAGERDGVPGFLGSLRYAGVREPEAATLMRALTTRSGGGQVGVIGRNRAGYLHPTGRTLSWLDSGDGRYLVRNEAGWFVMAPTDPARLTTELEDLVEDASRG; this is encoded by the coding sequence ATGATCGACGACGAACCGCGGGTCTTCCGGCTCGCCGCGCAGGAGTTCTTCGTGCTGTGGACCTCCGTGCACGGCGACCGGCACCCGGTGCCGGTGGGCGCCGGGCACTACGGGCGCACCGAGGCCGACCGCGCGGAGCTGCTGGCGACCTGCTCCCGAACGCTCGCCGCGCGCGGCCTCGGCACGGTGGAACGCCCGGACGGCGAGCTGCACGCGCTGCTGCGCGGCCTGGTCGAGTTCGACGTCGGCCTGGAGCTGGTGTTCTCCCGCCGGGGCGAGACGGCCCGCGGCCTGGCCACAGCGGGCACGCACGGTGCCTTCGCGGCGCGCGTGGGGGACCAGATCCAGCTCGCCGGGTTCCGACCCACCGCGCTGGCGTCGACGACCGTGTCGACCCTGCCCGCGGCCAGGCCGGGCGCCGGGCGTTCGGTCAACCTCCGCTGGGACGACTACCTCGCCGCGGGCGCCGCGGGCGAACGCGACGGCGTGCCGGGCTTCCTCGGCTCGCTGCGGTACGCCGGGGTGCGCGAACCGGAGGCGGCCACGCTCATGCGGGCCCTCACGACCCGCAGCGGCGGCGGCCAGGTCGGCGTGATCGGCCGCAACCGGGCGGGGTACCTGCACCCGACGGGGCGGACGCTGTCGTGGCTGGACAGCGGCGACGGCCGGTACCTCGTGCGCAACGAGGCGGGCTGGTTCGTGATGGCCCCGACCGACCCGGCGCGGCTCACCACCGAACTGGAGGACCTGGTGGAAGACGCCAGTCGCGGCTAG
- a CDS encoding acetoacetate--CoA ligase, with amino-acid sequence MTDTHAEAELLWQPDPDRVADSRMAAFRDWLRAARGLDFADYAELWTWSTTDIEAFWGAIAEFFDIAFHTPPERVLGAATMPGARWFPGSTLNYAEHALRPGPGRADDDLAVIFHREDGLAENLTYGVLRRRVAAVRAGLVALGVSRGDRVVALVPNTPEALIAFLAAASLGATWSSCSPDFGARAISDRFAQIEPTVLIAVDGYRYNGRAFDVRPTVEELRSEIGSLKATVLVDYTGGALPGAVGWAELLAEHDGAPMAYEAVPFDHPLWVLYSSGTTGLPKGIVQGHGGIVLEHLKMLGLHADLGPGDRFFWFTTTGWMMWNFVIAGLLVGSTVVLFDGSPAHPDLNALWHLAEQHRVTYFGTSAPYIQSCLKEGLRPGEQYDLTGLRVVGSTGAPLTPEGFRWIADAVGADVQIASVSGGTDLCTAFVCAAPDLPVWLGELSCRALGAAVTAYDEAGHEVVDEVGELVVTKPMPSMPVYFWGDEDGSKLREAYFEDFPGVWRHGDWIRITPRGSSVIYGRSDSTLNRGGVRMGTSEFYRVVEAIPGVADSLVIDTSGAGQTDGRLLCFLVLDDGVALADLEPALRKDLRTNLSPRHVPDSFITVAEIPRTLNGKKCEVPVKKILAGTPPAQAVSLDALRNPDSLTPFLDLVGK; translated from the coding sequence ATGACCGACACGCACGCCGAGGCCGAACTCCTGTGGCAGCCCGACCCCGACCGGGTCGCGGACAGCCGGATGGCCGCGTTCCGCGACTGGCTACGAGCCGCGCGCGGGCTCGACTTCGCCGACTACGCCGAACTCTGGACGTGGTCGACGACCGACATCGAGGCCTTCTGGGGCGCGATCGCCGAGTTCTTCGACATCGCCTTCCACACACCTCCCGAGCGCGTCCTGGGCGCGGCGACCATGCCGGGAGCCCGGTGGTTCCCCGGCTCGACGCTCAACTACGCCGAGCACGCCCTGCGCCCCGGTCCCGGCCGCGCGGACGACGACCTCGCGGTGATCTTCCACCGCGAGGACGGCCTGGCCGAGAACCTCACCTACGGCGTGCTGCGCCGCCGGGTCGCCGCCGTGCGGGCCGGTCTGGTCGCCCTGGGCGTGAGCAGGGGCGACCGGGTGGTCGCACTGGTGCCCAACACACCGGAGGCGCTGATCGCGTTCCTGGCCGCCGCGAGCCTCGGCGCCACCTGGTCGTCGTGCTCACCGGACTTCGGCGCGCGCGCCATCTCCGACCGGTTCGCCCAGATCGAGCCCACGGTGCTGATCGCCGTCGACGGCTACCGGTACAACGGCCGCGCGTTCGACGTGCGCCCGACCGTGGAGGAGCTGCGGTCGGAGATCGGCTCCCTGAAGGCCACCGTGCTCGTCGACTACACCGGCGGCGCGCTGCCGGGCGCGGTCGGCTGGGCGGAGCTGCTGGCCGAGCACGACGGCGCGCCCATGGCGTACGAGGCCGTGCCGTTCGACCACCCGCTGTGGGTCCTGTACTCGTCCGGCACCACCGGGCTGCCCAAGGGGATCGTGCAGGGCCACGGCGGCATCGTGCTGGAGCACCTGAAGATGCTCGGCCTGCACGCCGACCTCGGCCCCGGCGACCGCTTCTTCTGGTTCACCACCACCGGCTGGATGATGTGGAACTTCGTCATCGCCGGCCTGCTCGTCGGCTCCACGGTCGTCCTGTTCGACGGCAGTCCCGCGCACCCGGACCTGAACGCGCTGTGGCACCTGGCCGAGCAGCACCGCGTCACCTACTTCGGCACGTCCGCGCCCTACATCCAGTCGTGCCTCAAGGAGGGGCTGCGCCCCGGCGAGCAGTACGACCTCACCGGCCTGCGCGTGGTCGGCTCCACCGGCGCCCCCCTCACCCCCGAGGGCTTCCGCTGGATCGCCGACGCCGTCGGCGCGGACGTCCAGATCGCCAGCGTCTCCGGCGGCACCGACCTGTGCACGGCGTTCGTCTGCGCCGCCCCCGACCTCCCGGTCTGGCTGGGCGAGCTGTCCTGCCGCGCCCTCGGCGCCGCCGTCACGGCCTACGACGAGGCGGGCCACGAGGTCGTCGACGAGGTCGGCGAACTGGTCGTCACCAAGCCCATGCCGTCCATGCCGGTGTACTTCTGGGGCGACGAGGACGGCTCCAAGCTCCGCGAGGCCTACTTCGAGGACTTCCCCGGCGTCTGGCGCCACGGCGACTGGATCCGCATCACCCCGCGCGGCTCGTCGGTCATCTACGGCCGCAGCGACTCCACCCTCAACCGCGGCGGCGTCCGCATGGGCACCAGCGAGTTCTACCGCGTCGTCGAAGCCATCCCCGGCGTAGCGGATTCACTCGTCATCGACACCTCCGGCGCCGGCCAGACCGACGGCAGGCTCTTGTGCTTCCTGGTCCTCGACGACGGGGTCGCACTCGCCGACCTCGAACCCGCGCTCCGCAAGGACCTCCGCACCAACCTCTCACCCCGCCACGTCCCCGACAGCTTCATCACCGTCGCGGAGATCCCCCGCACCCTCAACGGCAAGAAGTGCGAGGTCCCGGTCAAGAAGATCCTGGCAGGAACCCCGCCCGCCCAAGCCGTCAGCCTCGACGCCCTCCGCAATCCCGACTCCCTCACCCCTTTCCTCGACCTCGTCGGAAAGTAG
- a CDS encoding helix-turn-helix domain-containing protein — protein sequence MATADLLLHPVRMRVLQVLFDTDPLTTAQLRERLPDIPPATMYRHIAVLTDAGVLEVVGEKRIRGTVERSYRIREEEAVVDPAARAAMTHDDHRRAFTTFATSLLGDFDRYLSQPGATPPEDGVVYRQAAVWATEEEFAAMIEEIETAVLSRTDNPREAPRTRHVISLVAVPDKPRNATKPDTE from the coding sequence ATGGCAACCGCGGACCTCCTCCTCCACCCAGTCCGGATGCGCGTGCTCCAGGTCCTGTTCGACACCGACCCGCTCACCACCGCCCAACTCCGCGAGCGACTGCCCGACATCCCACCTGCGACGATGTACCGCCACATCGCCGTCCTCACCGACGCGGGCGTGCTCGAGGTCGTCGGCGAGAAGCGCATCCGCGGCACCGTCGAACGCAGCTACCGCATCCGCGAGGAAGAGGCCGTCGTCGACCCCGCGGCCCGCGCCGCCATGACCCACGACGACCACCGCAGGGCCTTCACCACCTTCGCCACCTCACTGCTGGGCGACTTCGACCGCTACCTCTCCCAACCGGGCGCCACCCCGCCCGAGGACGGCGTCGTCTACCGCCAGGCAGCGGTCTGGGCCACCGAGGAGGAGTTCGCCGCCATGATCGAAGAGATCGAAACCGCGGTCCTCTCCCGCACCGACAACCCCCGCGAGGCCCCCCGCACCCGCCACGTCATCAGCCTCGTGGCCGTACCGGACAAGCCCAGGAACGCCACGAAGCCGGACACCGAGTGA
- a CDS encoding type II CAAX endopeptidase family protein, whose translation MSITTPARDRGGLTLFWVVTFATTWTFWLIAIGLGGTPTSSPTAIPYVLGGFGPVFGAIAVRIRRRRRGEAVPVHAVKARPFWVLPLLVLASATVVVAAVVADVLGGPAVSLDGGLELVAKVGGPVGFFVSMLIGGPLAEEPGWRGTAYPRLRASMGRLQAGLLLGVVWAVWHLPLFFIAGTVQSRFGLFGWSGLLFSLTVIPMALLTGCAYEREGVPAAVAVHLGVNATMALLSVDSPITQVAILVVQVVVVGLLLAGWRDRAVRVDRLSEPARR comes from the coding sequence GTGAGCATCACCACCCCTGCACGCGATCGAGGCGGCCTGACCCTGTTCTGGGTCGTCACGTTCGCGACCACCTGGACGTTCTGGCTCATCGCGATCGGGCTCGGCGGGACGCCGACCAGTTCCCCGACCGCGATCCCCTACGTGCTCGGTGGCTTCGGACCGGTGTTCGGGGCCATCGCGGTCCGGATCCGGCGACGCCGTCGCGGCGAGGCCGTTCCCGTGCACGCGGTGAAGGCGCGGCCGTTCTGGGTGCTGCCCCTGCTGGTGCTGGCGTCGGCGACGGTGGTGGTGGCCGCGGTGGTCGCGGACGTCCTGGGTGGTCCGGCGGTGAGCCTGGACGGAGGGCTGGAGCTGGTCGCGAAGGTGGGTGGGCCGGTGGGGTTCTTCGTCAGCATGCTGATCGGGGGCCCGCTGGCGGAGGAGCCGGGCTGGCGGGGGACGGCCTACCCGCGACTGCGGGCGTCGATGGGGCGTCTGCAAGCGGGTCTGCTGCTGGGTGTGGTGTGGGCGGTGTGGCACCTGCCGCTGTTCTTCATCGCCGGCACCGTCCAGTCGCGGTTCGGGTTGTTCGGCTGGAGCGGTCTGCTGTTCTCGTTGACCGTGATCCCGATGGCGCTGCTGACGGGGTGCGCCTACGAGCGCGAGGGCGTGCCCGCGGCGGTCGCGGTGCACCTCGGTGTCAACGCGACGATGGCGCTGCTGAGCGTCGACTCCCCGATCACGCAGGTGGCGATCCTGGTCGTGCAGGTCGTTGTCGTCGGCCTGCTGCTCGCCGGGTGGCGTGATCGCGCGGTCCGCGTGGACCGGTTGTCCGAACCCGCCCGCCGCTGA
- a CDS encoding SGNH/GDSL hydrolase family protein translates to MKRLCTAVLAGVLSLVVVPVAQAGARGPLQVVALGDSYASGVGAGDYEPGTDGNCYRSANSASAVVVADLRASGKQVDFTNVTCSGAAIADLSTSFKEEPPQLDALKADTGLVLMTMGGNDVEFAAYAGQCIQSDCSGAGTRALLDRLPKMTSDLTALLGEIKSRSPRAKIVLSGYGRQFTPGANAEGVALDPICGEGILTPQERADGATVASSVDQALRTATGAARQQGVNARYAGTFTGGVLRPEFEGHSMCQAGTPFYRGLEAVFTPGQEGAVAILHPSRAGQTAFAALVECELR, encoded by the coding sequence ATGAAAAGGCTCTGCACAGCGGTGCTCGCGGGCGTCCTCTCGCTGGTCGTGGTACCGGTGGCCCAGGCAGGAGCACGCGGCCCGTTGCAGGTCGTGGCGCTGGGCGACTCCTACGCTTCGGGTGTCGGGGCGGGTGACTACGAGCCGGGAACCGACGGGAACTGCTACCGGAGCGCCAATTCGGCGTCGGCCGTCGTGGTGGCGGATCTGCGCGCGAGCGGCAAGCAGGTCGACTTCACCAACGTCACGTGCAGCGGTGCGGCCATCGCCGACCTGAGCACCTCGTTCAAGGAAGAACCGCCGCAGTTGGACGCCCTCAAGGCGGACACCGGCCTGGTCCTGATGACGATGGGCGGCAACGACGTCGAATTCGCCGCCTACGCGGGCCAGTGCATCCAGTCGGATTGTTCGGGAGCGGGCACGCGGGCCCTTCTCGACCGGCTGCCGAAGATGACGTCGGACCTCACCGCGCTGCTCGGCGAGATCAAGTCCCGCAGCCCGCGGGCGAAGATCGTGCTCAGCGGCTACGGCCGCCAGTTCACCCCCGGCGCGAACGCCGAGGGCGTGGCGCTCGACCCGATCTGCGGCGAGGGCATCCTCACCCCGCAGGAGCGCGCCGACGGCGCGACCGTCGCGTCGAGCGTCGACCAGGCGCTGCGCACCGCGACCGGCGCGGCCCGGCAGCAGGGCGTGAACGCCCGGTATGCCGGCACGTTCACCGGTGGGGTGCTGCGGCCCGAGTTCGAGGGCCACTCGATGTGCCAGGCGGGCACCCCGTTCTACCGCGGTCTCGAGGCCGTCTTCACGCCCGGCCAGGAAGGCGCCGTGGCGATCCTGCACCCCAGCAGGGCGGGCCAGACCGCGTTCGCCGCGCTCGTGGAGTGCGAGCTGCGCTGA
- a CDS encoding serine hydrolase domain-containing protein, whose product MESLRAVSEWPVDNAAAAVVSSDGRVVGAHGEVDRPFALASVTKPLVAYAVLVAVEEGAVEWDQPAGPEGSTVRHLIAHASGLAFDSRAVQATPGSRRIYSNTGFEVLAETVAEATGIAFADYLAEGVFGPLGMTATALDGSPAAGAVSTVTDLGLFAAELQAPKLVSKGLVAEATAVVFPGLAGVLPGYGNQRENDWGLGFEIRGDKSPHWTGESSSPSTFGHFGQSGTFLWVDPGAGVACVALTDRAFGKWAVETWPAFTDSVLAELTA is encoded by the coding sequence ATGGAGAGCCTGCGCGCGGTGTCCGAGTGGCCGGTCGACAACGCGGCGGCCGCGGTCGTCTCCTCCGACGGGCGGGTGGTGGGCGCCCACGGCGAGGTCGACCGGCCGTTCGCGCTCGCCTCGGTGACGAAACCGCTGGTGGCGTACGCCGTGCTGGTCGCCGTCGAGGAGGGCGCGGTCGAGTGGGACCAGCCCGCCGGGCCCGAGGGGTCGACCGTGCGGCACCTGATCGCGCACGCCTCCGGGCTCGCGTTCGACAGCCGCGCCGTCCAGGCCACGCCGGGCAGCAGGCGGATCTACTCCAACACCGGCTTCGAGGTGCTGGCCGAGACCGTCGCCGAGGCGACCGGGATCGCGTTCGCCGACTACCTGGCGGAGGGCGTGTTCGGGCCGCTCGGGATGACGGCCACCGCGCTGGACGGCAGCCCCGCGGCGGGCGCCGTGTCGACGGTGACCGACCTCGGCCTGTTCGCCGCCGAGTTGCAGGCGCCGAAGCTGGTTTCGAAGGGCTTGGTGGCCGAGGCGACAGCGGTGGTGTTCCCCGGTCTGGCGGGTGTCCTGCCCGGTTACGGCAACCAGCGCGAGAACGACTGGGGACTCGGGTTCGAGATCCGTGGCGACAAGTCGCCGCATTGGACGGGGGAGTCGAGTTCACCGTCGACCTTCGGCCATTTCGGCCAGAGCGGCACTTTCCTGTGGGTCGATCCCGGCGCGGGTGTGGCGTGCGTCGCACTGACGGACCGCGCTTTCGGGAAATGGGCCGTCGAGACGTGGCCCGCGTTCACCGACTCGGTTCTCGCCGAACTGACGGCTTGA
- a CDS encoding ribonuclease Z produces the protein MSIRELIVLGTASQVPTRARNHNGYLLRWDAEGLLFDPGEGSQRQMLMAGAAASDITRICLTHFHGDHCLGLPGIVQRLSLDKVTRPVHAHYPASGQHFFERLRHASSFYDVTDIRQEPVHDEGVLATGPFGTVEARRLDHSLDTFGYRLVEPDGRRILPDLLERHGIAGPRVRELQERGALGDVTLEQVSTPRPGQRFAFVMDTRLCDGVYALAENADMLVIESTYLHEDERHAVAHGHLTARQAATVAAESGVRKLVLTHFSQRYPDPSRFHAEAAEVFDGEIVVAKDLQRIPVPKRG, from the coding sequence GTGTCGATCCGTGAGTTGATCGTGCTGGGCACCGCCAGCCAGGTCCCGACCCGTGCGCGCAACCACAACGGCTACCTGCTGCGCTGGGACGCCGAGGGCCTGCTGTTCGACCCCGGCGAGGGTTCGCAGCGGCAGATGCTGATGGCGGGCGCGGCGGCGAGCGACATCACCCGGATCTGCCTCACGCACTTCCACGGCGACCACTGCCTCGGGCTGCCCGGCATCGTGCAGCGGCTGTCGCTGGACAAGGTGACCCGCCCGGTGCACGCGCACTACCCGGCGTCGGGGCAGCACTTCTTCGAACGGCTGCGGCACGCCAGCTCGTTCTACGACGTGACCGACATCCGCCAGGAGCCGGTGCACGACGAGGGCGTGCTCGCGACCGGCCCGTTCGGCACGGTCGAGGCGCGCAGGCTGGACCACTCGCTGGACACCTTCGGCTACCGGCTCGTCGAACCGGACGGGCGGCGGATCCTGCCGGACCTGCTGGAGCGGCACGGCATCGCGGGTCCGCGGGTGCGCGAACTCCAGGAGCGCGGCGCGCTCGGCGACGTGACCCTGGAGCAGGTGAGCACGCCGAGGCCGGGCCAGCGGTTCGCGTTCGTCATGGACACCCGGCTGTGCGACGGGGTCTACGCGCTGGCCGAGAACGCCGACATGCTCGTCATCGAGTCGACCTACCTGCACGAGGACGAGCGCCACGCCGTCGCGCACGGCCACCTGACCGCCCGGCAGGCCGCGACGGTCGCCGCCGAGTCCGGGGTGCGCAAGCTCGTGCTCACGCACTTCTCCCAGCGCTACCCGGACCCCTCGCGGTTCCACGCCGAGGCCGCCGAGGTGTTCGACGGCGAGATCGTGGTCGCCAAGGACCTCCAGCGGATCCCCGTGCCTAAGCGCGGCTGA